From the Hymenobacter yonginensis genome, one window contains:
- the porU gene encoding type IX secretion system sortase PorU: MRYFTFLVVCGWLLLGLAQSGQAQDGRRSVSRQLTWQGAAEVVGPDGKLHRIPSFVGMQPRRGVVQAYTVISVLGTVAEGQMQKAVYEPFTPAEAALLKNFKDATATPQQFSGNEKGQPVTLVLLPTIRRSAQSGQPEKLVSFEYSYTLAPAVAQRGQSIRYAANSVLRSGTWYKVGVDRSGIFKLDRAALSAMGVDVQSLDPSRLQVYGNATGLLPQAISTRRPDDLVENAVYFSGDANATLDANEYFLFYARGPHVWEPEPTAGAQRFRHIQNIYSDTAYYFVTVAPAPRTGRRVAAAPAAGTANAPAVTQYAARWFWEREYVNLAKSGRVWLGEGFTASSNTAQNFDTDLSDLVAGAPVQVTASLAGRSTSSQAFRITVGSATLVQSIPAVVRSDYPEYAATSLQTQTVVPTATSGPLRLGLTFTSSDASADGYLDYLEVNARRPLRLTGPQLEFRSFENVRAGGVTPFTLAGGNGTTQVWDVSNPRRPRAYALNGAGTFVAPTDSLREFVAFDPAGSFPAPRSFGRVSNQDLHGTLNPGRDLDMVIVTYPAFRAQAQELADWRRTNDGLKVAVVTTTQVYNEFGGGSQDVSAIRDMMKMVYDQRDSPRRNQYLLLFGDASYDYKSKPSNLTNTASLPDWWSKRVPGSGDRIAQNYVPTYESRESFAQILPRVNSFGDQTFCSDDYFGMLDDNEGEWPETYGANGIMDVAVGRLPIRTPVGEPNSTAQASAMVKKLKDYDLRPSLGKWRNRLTFVADDQDGSTYPRDYAEPLISQISRQQPAFNFRKVYLDMYPQINANGERSPDAERAVDESFEQGSLIINYNGHGGPDALTDEKILTRESVLRLRNLSRQTFMVTGTCDFSYYDNPEKTSAGELTLTDVEGGAMGLFTTTRLVYGSTLLITPLLDSVLSVRSGQATRIGDAARYSKFIGSNDPLNRNYVLLGDPSIRLARPDVAMTLDSINGVALTPTYNQPLTALSRVRLSGSVRNTAAVTSSLNPNFSGTAQITVYEKPSTITTLATSPLDIPLPVQVQENIIYDGQATITNGRFKVEFVVPRDINYSLGLGKVSLYASNRSGAIVDAHGYRAVPVGGASTTASTDTIPPRIRLFMDNEKFVFGGLTGNTTTLIARLFDESGINTTGSGIGHEITATLDNDPTKLTILNSFYVASVDSFQAGRVEYLFKDLTTGPHVLHLKAWDTYNNSAIRDVEFIAASTDKLALKHVLNYPNPFSTTTTFHFDHNRPEDALDVQVQIFTVSGRLVRTLQTTVGGGASHVPANFSDPSLSWNGRDEFNDQLARGVYVYRVSVRSQKDQATATKFEKLVILN; this comes from the coding sequence ATGCGCTACTTTACTTTCTTGGTAGTCTGCGGCTGGCTGCTGCTGGGGCTCGCCCAGTCGGGGCAGGCACAGGACGGCCGCCGCTCGGTTTCGCGCCAGCTCACCTGGCAGGGCGCCGCCGAGGTAGTAGGCCCCGATGGGAAGCTGCACCGCATCCCGTCGTTTGTGGGGATGCAGCCCCGTCGGGGTGTAGTACAGGCCTATACCGTTATTTCGGTGCTCGGCACCGTAGCCGAGGGCCAGATGCAGAAAGCCGTATACGAGCCGTTTACACCAGCCGAGGCCGCCCTGCTCAAGAACTTCAAAGACGCAACCGCTACGCCGCAACAGTTCAGCGGCAACGAGAAAGGCCAGCCCGTTACGCTGGTGCTGCTGCCCACCATCCGGCGCAGCGCCCAGTCGGGCCAGCCTGAGAAGCTGGTTTCGTTCGAGTACAGCTACACGCTGGCGCCGGCCGTAGCCCAGCGCGGACAAAGCATCCGCTATGCTGCTAACTCGGTGCTGCGCTCCGGCACCTGGTATAAAGTAGGCGTCGACCGGAGCGGCATCTTCAAGCTCGACCGTGCTGCTCTCTCGGCCATGGGTGTTGATGTGCAGAGCCTCGACCCCAGCCGCCTGCAGGTGTACGGCAACGCCACCGGCCTGCTGCCCCAGGCCATCAGCACTCGCCGCCCCGACGACCTAGTGGAAAACGCCGTGTACTTCTCCGGCGACGCCAACGCCACCCTCGACGCCAACGAGTACTTCCTGTTTTATGCCCGCGGCCCGCACGTGTGGGAGCCCGAGCCCACGGCCGGCGCCCAGCGCTTCCGCCACATTCAGAACATCTATTCCGATACGGCCTACTATTTCGTGACCGTGGCCCCAGCCCCGCGCACGGGCCGCCGCGTGGCGGCCGCCCCCGCCGCGGGTACGGCCAACGCCCCGGCTGTCACGCAGTACGCCGCCCGCTGGTTTTGGGAGCGGGAGTACGTAAACCTGGCCAAATCGGGCCGGGTGTGGCTGGGCGAAGGCTTCACTGCTTCCAGCAACACCGCCCAGAACTTCGATACCGACCTGTCTGACCTGGTAGCCGGCGCGCCGGTGCAAGTGACGGCCTCCCTGGCCGGCCGCTCCACCAGCAGCCAGGCTTTCCGCATTACGGTTGGCTCCGCTACACTGGTGCAGAGCATTCCGGCCGTCGTGCGTAGCGACTACCCCGAGTACGCCGCCACCAGCCTGCAGACCCAGACGGTCGTTCCCACCGCTACCAGCGGGCCGCTGCGGCTGGGCCTCACCTTCACCAGCTCCGACGCCTCGGCCGATGGCTACCTCGACTATCTGGAAGTGAATGCCCGGCGGCCGCTACGGCTTACGGGCCCGCAACTGGAGTTCCGCTCGTTTGAGAACGTGCGGGCCGGTGGCGTCACGCCCTTTACGTTGGCTGGCGGCAACGGCACCACTCAGGTCTGGGACGTCAGCAACCCACGCCGGCCCCGCGCCTATGCTCTCAACGGCGCCGGCACGTTTGTGGCCCCTACGGATTCGCTGCGCGAGTTTGTAGCCTTCGATCCGGCCGGTTCATTTCCGGCCCCGCGCAGCTTCGGTCGCGTCAGCAACCAGGATCTGCACGGCACCCTCAACCCGGGCCGCGACCTGGACATGGTGATTGTGACTTACCCGGCCTTCCGGGCGCAGGCACAGGAGCTGGCCGACTGGCGCCGCACCAACGATGGCCTGAAAGTGGCCGTCGTGACCACCACGCAGGTGTACAACGAGTTTGGCGGCGGCAGCCAGGATGTGTCGGCCATCCGTGACATGATGAAGATGGTGTACGACCAGCGCGATTCGCCGCGCCGCAATCAGTACCTACTGCTCTTCGGCGACGCTTCCTACGACTACAAATCCAAACCGTCAAACCTCACCAACACCGCCAGCCTGCCCGATTGGTGGAGCAAGCGCGTGCCCGGCAGCGGTGACCGGATTGCGCAGAACTACGTGCCCACTTACGAGTCGCGCGAGTCGTTTGCGCAGATCCTGCCCCGCGTCAATAGCTTCGGCGACCAGACGTTCTGCTCCGATGACTACTTCGGGATGCTGGATGATAATGAAGGCGAGTGGCCGGAAACCTATGGCGCCAACGGCATCATGGACGTAGCTGTCGGCCGCCTGCCCATCCGCACGCCGGTGGGCGAGCCCAACTCCACCGCGCAGGCGTCGGCGATGGTGAAGAAGCTCAAGGACTACGACTTGCGGCCTTCGCTGGGCAAGTGGCGCAACCGCCTCACCTTCGTGGCCGACGACCAGGATGGCAGCACATACCCTCGCGACTACGCCGAGCCGCTCATCAGCCAGATCAGCCGCCAGCAGCCGGCCTTCAACTTCCGCAAGGTCTACCTCGATATGTACCCGCAGATCAACGCCAACGGCGAACGGTCGCCGGACGCCGAGCGGGCCGTGGATGAGTCGTTTGAGCAGGGCTCGCTGATTATCAACTACAACGGCCACGGCGGCCCCGATGCCCTCACCGACGAGAAAATCCTGACCCGCGAATCGGTGCTGCGCCTGCGCAACCTGAGCCGCCAGACGTTCATGGTCACCGGCACCTGCGACTTCAGCTACTACGACAACCCCGAGAAAACCTCGGCCGGCGAGTTGACCCTGACCGACGTGGAAGGCGGCGCTATGGGTTTGTTCACCACTACTCGCCTCGTTTACGGCTCCACGCTGCTGATTACACCTTTGCTCGACTCGGTGCTGTCGGTACGCAGCGGCCAGGCCACCCGCATCGGCGACGCCGCCCGCTACTCCAAGTTCATTGGCTCTAACGACCCGCTGAACCGCAACTACGTGCTGCTCGGCGACCCCAGCATCCGGCTGGCCCGCCCCGATGTGGCCATGACGCTGGACTCCATCAACGGCGTGGCCCTCACCCCTACCTACAACCAGCCACTCACGGCCCTGTCGCGGGTGCGGCTGTCGGGCTCGGTGCGCAACACGGCTGCCGTCACGTCTTCGCTCAACCCCAACTTCTCCGGCACCGCCCAGATTACGGTGTATGAGAAGCCCAGCACCATCACCACGCTGGCCACTTCGCCGCTGGACATTCCGCTACCCGTTCAGGTGCAGGAAAACATCATCTATGACGGCCAGGCTACCATCACAAACGGCCGCTTCAAAGTAGAGTTCGTAGTGCCCCGCGACATCAACTACAGCCTGGGGCTGGGGAAAGTGAGCCTCTATGCATCCAACCGCTCGGGCGCCATCGTAGATGCGCACGGCTACCGCGCGGTACCGGTGGGCGGCGCTTCCACCACGGCCAGCACCGATACCATTCCGCCGCGCATCCGCCTGTTCATGGACAATGAGAAGTTCGTGTTCGGGGGCCTTACTGGCAATACCACTACTCTCATTGCCCGCCTCTTCGACGAAAGCGGCATCAACACCACCGGCTCCGGCATCGGCCACGAAATAACGGCCACCCTCGACAACGACCCCACCAAGCTCACCATCCTCAACTCGTTCTACGTGGCCAGCGTCGACAGCTTCCAGGCCGGCCGGGTGGAATACTTGTTCAAGGACCTAACTACCGGCCCGCACGTGCTGCACCTCAAAGCCTGGGACACCTACAATAACTCCGCCATCCGCGACGTAGAGTTCATTGCCGCCTCCACCGACAAGCTGGCCCTGAAACACGTCCTGAACTACCCCAACCCGTTCTCCACCACCACCACCTTCCACTTTGACCACAATCGTCCGGAAGACGCCCTCGACGTGCAGGTGCAGATTTTCACCGTCTCGGGCCGCCTCGTCCGGACGCTGCAAACAACGGTGGGCGGCGGCGCGTCGCACGTGCCGGCCAACTTCTCTGACCCGTCGCTGTCGTGGAACGGCCGCGACGAATTCAACGACCAGCTGGCCCGCGGCGTGTACGTGTACCGGGTGAGCGTCCGGTCGCAAAAAGACCAAGCCACGGCCACCAAGTTCGAAAAACTGGTTATTCTGAATTAA
- the porV gene encoding type IX secretion system outer membrane channel protein PorV — protein MTPLKLSVRFALLSGFIGLPLIGAAQTEPNTLTTAVPILTISPDSRAAALGEAGVATSPDANSGYHNAGKLGFVTTKYSFSPSYSPWLRNVTDDMGLAYLSGTAKIGARSAISASLMYFDLGTISFRDDFNVSKGDYNPKEYAFSVAYGQKLTDNFGVGVAARYIRSNLTGNSSGTDSRPGNAAAVDLGAYYNKDLSIGAADYNLGLGATITNIGNKITYTSATQADFLPTRLKLGFALTRELDAYNKITLTVDGAKLLTPTPFYVEGDTTGQLKTIRAENLDRRNKGIVAAALGSFSDAPGGFREELREVNLSAGAEYTYNDLLMARVGYFYEPRVKGDRQYLSFGLGVRYQVFGVDGAYLVPNSRANPLSQTIRISLHFNFNELDQAFGDGSSSPVN, from the coding sequence ATGACCCCATTGAAACTGTCTGTGCGTTTTGCGCTGCTTTCCGGATTTATCGGCCTGCCGTTGATTGGTGCGGCCCAAACCGAACCGAATACGCTCACCACGGCTGTTCCGATCCTGACCATCAGCCCCGATTCGCGTGCCGCGGCCCTCGGGGAAGCTGGCGTAGCTACCTCGCCAGATGCTAACTCCGGCTACCACAATGCCGGTAAGCTGGGCTTCGTCACCACCAAGTACAGCTTCTCGCCGTCGTACTCGCCCTGGCTGCGCAACGTCACCGACGACATGGGCCTGGCCTATCTGTCGGGTACCGCCAAAATTGGCGCCCGCTCGGCCATATCAGCTTCGCTGATGTATTTCGACCTCGGCACCATCTCCTTCCGCGACGATTTCAACGTCTCGAAAGGCGACTACAACCCGAAAGAGTATGCCTTCAGTGTGGCCTACGGTCAGAAACTGACCGACAACTTCGGCGTTGGGGTAGCCGCGCGCTACATCCGCTCCAACCTCACCGGCAACAGCAGTGGCACCGATTCGCGTCCTGGCAACGCCGCCGCTGTCGACCTGGGCGCCTACTACAACAAGGACCTGTCTATCGGCGCCGCCGATTACAACCTGGGTTTGGGGGCCACCATCACCAACATCGGCAACAAAATCACTTACACCAGCGCCACCCAGGCCGACTTCCTGCCCACGCGGCTGAAGCTTGGTTTCGCCCTTACCCGCGAGCTGGACGCCTACAACAAAATCACGCTTACAGTCGACGGCGCCAAGCTGCTCACGCCGACTCCCTTCTATGTGGAAGGCGACACAACGGGTCAGTTGAAGACCATCCGGGCTGAAAACCTGGACCGACGCAACAAAGGCATCGTAGCGGCCGCACTGGGTTCATTCAGTGACGCTCCCGGCGGGTTCCGCGAAGAGCTACGCGAAGTCAACCTCTCGGCTGGCGCCGAATACACGTACAACGATCTGTTGATGGCCCGCGTAGGCTACTTCTACGAGCCCCGCGTGAAAGGCGACCGGCAGTACCTGAGCTTTGGCTTGGGTGTCCGCTACCAGGTATTTGGGGTAGACGGTGCCTACCTGGTGCCCAACTCCCGCGCCAATCCTCTGTCGCAAACCATCCGCATTTCGCTCCACTTCAATTTCAACGAGCTCGACCAGGCCTTTGGCGATGGTTCCAGCTCCCCGGTCAACTAA
- a CDS encoding M16 family metallopeptidase has translation MLDRQVAPPVQPLASVTLPAADVFSLPNGARLHVMRNDAQPVVRLQVVVPAGKWYEPAPGVSLLTARMLLEGTTTRTARQIADEVAFYGASLECEQSFDRATLTLYCLTRHLPRLLPLVQDVLTNPTFPATELELLKNRTIQNVRVERQKTSYLAAERFSHNLYGATHPYGSTFNEQLFATVAQDALQAFHRANYSLDKTEVFLCGDVAPADQNLVSDLLGNAQPSAVPLSARETLPLANQPAHDYVTVPDSIQAALRIGRPWPALTHPDTHKLQVLVKVLGGYFGSRLMKNIREDKGFTYGIYSSIGPREHATSFVIGTDVNANSANAAIREVHHELQVLQNELIPADELQTVKNYMTGKFANELSTVFEQCDKYKNIVFLNLPATYYSNFIEQVNQVTAEKLLTLSQHYLSPADMIEVVAGPGK, from the coding sequence ATGCTCGACCGACAAGTCGCTCCTCCCGTTCAGCCGCTGGCCAGCGTAACGCTGCCCGCGGCTGACGTGTTTTCGCTCCCTAACGGAGCGCGCCTGCACGTAATGCGCAACGATGCCCAGCCTGTGGTTCGCCTGCAGGTGGTAGTGCCCGCCGGCAAGTGGTACGAGCCCGCGCCCGGCGTCTCGCTGCTCACGGCCCGCATGCTGCTCGAAGGCACCACCACCCGCACCGCCCGCCAGATTGCCGATGAAGTAGCCTTCTACGGCGCCTCCCTGGAGTGCGAGCAAAGCTTCGACCGCGCCACCCTTACCCTGTACTGCCTCACGCGCCACCTGCCGCGCCTGCTGCCGCTGGTGCAGGATGTACTGACCAACCCCACCTTCCCCGCCACCGAGCTGGAGCTGCTTAAAAACCGCACCATCCAGAACGTGCGGGTAGAGCGCCAGAAAACCAGCTACCTCGCCGCCGAACGGTTCTCCCACAACCTCTACGGCGCCACGCACCCTTACGGCAGCACCTTCAACGAGCAGCTTTTCGCCACCGTAGCGCAGGATGCCCTCCAGGCTTTTCATCGCGCCAACTACTCGCTGGACAAAACCGAGGTGTTTCTGTGCGGTGATGTAGCGCCCGCCGACCAGAATCTGGTATCTGACCTGCTGGGAAACGCGCAACCGTCTGCTGTGCCGCTGTCTGCCAGAGAAACGCTTCCCCTGGCCAACCAGCCGGCCCACGACTACGTCACGGTGCCCGACAGCATTCAGGCCGCCCTACGCATCGGCCGGCCGTGGCCCGCCCTCACCCATCCCGATACGCACAAGCTGCAAGTCCTCGTGAAGGTGTTGGGCGGCTACTTTGGCTCACGCCTGATGAAGAACATCCGCGAGGATAAGGGCTTCACCTACGGCATCTACTCCAGCATCGGCCCCCGCGAGCATGCTACGTCCTTTGTCATCGGCACCGATGTCAATGCCAATAGCGCCAACGCTGCCATTCGCGAAGTTCACCATGAGCTCCAAGTGCTGCAAAACGAACTTATCCCGGCAGACGAACTCCAGACCGTCAAAAACTACATGACCGGCAAGTTCGCCAATGAGCTCAGCACCGTGTTCGAGCAGTGCGACAAATACAAGAATATTGTCTTCCTGAACCTGCCTGCCACCTACTATTCCAACTTCATCGAGCAGGTAAACCAGGTAACGGCCGAGAAGCTACTCACACTATCCCAGCACTACCTTTCGCCCGCTGATATGATTGAAGTAGTAGCAGGCCCCGGGAAATAA
- a CDS encoding CDP-alcohol phosphatidyltransferase family protein, with protein sequence MAIKKHLPNALTCLNLLCGCVALTFILGMTPAQIEGGGPSYIFSADTWRPLVLAAYLIGIAAIADFLDGLVARALHVSSPIGKDLDSLADMVSFGVVPGAILFKLLQQVLPMYGLPLGLAYLAFTISIFSALRLAKFNNDTRQSDSFIGLPTPACTLVVASLPLILTYDSFGVSALILNPWVLLGLTLLLSGLLVAEIPLFALKFKNLTWQDNSLRFVFLLLSVGLLVGLQSAAVPLIVLLYVLLSVVRPAAR encoded by the coding sequence ATGGCTATTAAAAAGCATCTTCCCAACGCCCTGACGTGCCTGAACCTGTTGTGCGGCTGCGTGGCGCTGACCTTTATCCTGGGCATGACTCCAGCCCAGATTGAGGGCGGCGGACCTTCGTATATTTTCTCGGCGGACACCTGGCGGCCACTGGTGCTGGCGGCTTACCTGATCGGCATTGCGGCCATAGCCGACTTCCTCGACGGGCTGGTGGCGCGGGCGCTGCACGTATCGTCGCCGATTGGCAAGGATCTGGATTCGCTGGCCGACATGGTGTCGTTTGGGGTGGTGCCGGGCGCCATTCTGTTCAAGCTGCTGCAGCAGGTGCTGCCCATGTACGGCCTGCCGCTGGGCCTGGCCTATCTGGCTTTCACCATCAGCATCTTCTCGGCACTGCGGCTGGCCAAGTTCAACAACGACACCCGCCAGTCCGACTCGTTCATCGGGCTGCCCACGCCGGCCTGCACGCTGGTGGTAGCCTCCTTGCCGCTCATCCTCACCTACGACTCGTTCGGCGTTTCGGCGTTGATTCTGAATCCATGGGTGCTGCTGGGACTTACGCTGCTGCTCTCGGGCCTGCTGGTGGCCGAAATTCCGCTGTTCGCCCTGAAGTTCAAAAACCTCACCTGGCAGGACAATTCGCTGCGTTTCGTGTTCTTGTTGCTGTCGGTGGGGCTGCTGGTGGGGCTGCAATCCGCGGCGGTTCCGCTCATCGTACTGCTCTACGTGCTGCTGTCGGTGGTGCGGCCGGCTGCCCGCTGA
- a CDS encoding NAD(P)/FAD-dependent oxidoreductase, whose translation MTDYDYLILGHGIAGATLAWELRRRGRRVLVLDAPNPNSASNVAAGLINPVAGKRFALAWRADEMITAAEQLYGDMAAHFGEQFFVQLPVWKLFSSVAEQNTMLARSADHPWQDFVEDAGAPLPPVPGVRDEFGGLRIRRGGYLRLRELLAALTAESLANGTLQHETFDWQQLVTGPAGVTYAGRIQARHFICCEGAAALQNPFFSWLPLTPNQGEVLDVECPGLSEAQVINKGAYVVPLGDGQFRVGATYRWPPFAEGITPEATQELSQRLAAAVSLPFGVVGQRAGVRPAVRDRKPLLGRHPETPEVSIFNGFGSKGVLLAPRLAILLADYLEHPEAELWPEVNIRRYQALYTAAPSAAGFSS comes from the coding sequence ATGACCGACTACGATTATCTGATATTGGGCCACGGCATTGCGGGCGCCACGCTGGCTTGGGAGCTGCGCCGCCGCGGCCGCCGCGTGCTGGTGCTCGATGCCCCCAACCCCAACTCGGCCTCCAACGTGGCCGCCGGCCTCATCAACCCGGTGGCCGGCAAGCGCTTTGCCCTGGCTTGGCGCGCCGACGAGATGATTACGGCCGCCGAGCAGCTCTACGGCGACATGGCTGCCCACTTTGGCGAGCAGTTTTTCGTGCAGCTGCCGGTCTGGAAGCTGTTTTCGTCGGTGGCGGAGCAGAACACCATGCTGGCCCGCAGCGCCGACCACCCGTGGCAGGATTTTGTGGAAGATGCCGGCGCGCCGCTGCCGCCGGTACCGGGCGTCCGCGACGAATTTGGGGGCCTGCGCATCCGGCGCGGCGGCTATCTGCGGCTGCGCGAGCTGCTGGCCGCTCTCACCGCCGAAAGCCTCGCCAACGGAACCCTGCAGCACGAAACTTTTGACTGGCAGCAGCTCGTTACCGGCCCGGCGGGCGTAACCTACGCCGGGCGGATACAGGCGCGGCATTTTATTTGCTGCGAAGGAGCCGCCGCGCTGCAGAATCCTTTTTTCAGCTGGCTGCCGCTCACGCCCAACCAGGGCGAGGTGCTGGATGTTGAGTGTCCGGGCCTCTCGGAGGCGCAGGTAATCAACAAAGGGGCCTACGTGGTGCCGCTCGGCGACGGGCAGTTCCGAGTGGGCGCCACCTACCGCTGGCCGCCCTTCGCCGAAGGCATCACGCCCGAGGCGACGCAGGAGCTCAGCCAGCGCCTGGCCGCCGCCGTCAGCCTGCCCTTTGGGGTGGTAGGGCAGCGGGCCGGCGTACGGCCGGCCGTGCGCGACCGGAAACCGCTGCTGGGGCGGCATCCGGAAACGCCGGAAGTGAGTATCTTCAATGGCTTCGGCTCGAAGGGCGTGCTGCTGGCTCCGCGGCTGGCCATCCTGCTGGCCGATTATCTGGAACACCCGGAGGCCGAGCTGTGGCCCGAGGTCAATATCCGGCGCTATCAGGCGTTGTATACCGCGGCCCCGTCGGCTGCGGGTTTTTCTTCCTAA
- a CDS encoding MBL fold metallo-hydrolase yields the protein MTVSGFTFNAFSENTYLLHDATSQCVVVDPGCYDRAEQAALQAFITDHQLQVVLLLNTHCHIDHVFGNQFVLDTYKVPFLIHEADLATLRAVPAYAPSYGFPHYTPAEPTGFLTPGTPVRFGDTELEVRFAPGHAPGHVVFYHAPTKVVIGGDVLFQQSIGRTDLPGGDHATLIESIRTQLLTLPDDVTVYPGHGPATNIGAERRSNPFLR from the coding sequence ATGACCGTTTCAGGGTTTACGTTCAACGCCTTTTCCGAGAATACCTACCTGCTTCATGATGCCACCAGCCAGTGCGTGGTGGTAGACCCCGGTTGCTACGACCGGGCCGAGCAGGCTGCCTTGCAGGCGTTCATCACCGACCACCAGCTACAGGTGGTGCTGCTGCTGAACACCCACTGCCACATCGACCACGTATTCGGCAACCAGTTTGTGCTGGACACTTACAAGGTGCCGTTTCTGATTCATGAGGCCGACCTGGCCACGCTGCGGGCCGTGCCGGCCTATGCGCCCAGCTACGGCTTTCCGCACTACACGCCCGCCGAGCCTACCGGCTTCCTGACGCCCGGCACGCCCGTGCGCTTCGGCGACACCGAGTTGGAAGTGCGCTTTGCGCCCGGCCACGCCCCCGGCCACGTGGTGTTCTACCACGCCCCTACCAAGGTGGTTATCGGCGGCGACGTGCTGTTTCAGCAGAGCATCGGCCGCACCGACCTGCCTGGCGGCGACCATGCCACCCTGATTGAGAGCATCCGCACCCAGCTGCTGACGCTGCCCGACGATGTAACAGTATACCCCGGCCACGGCCCCGCTACCAATATTGGCGCCGAGCGCCGTTCCAATCCGTTTTTGCGCTAG